In the Apteryx mantelli isolate bAptMan1 chromosome 1, bAptMan1.hap1, whole genome shotgun sequence genome, one interval contains:
- the SCAF11 gene encoding protein SCAF11 isoform X4 has protein sequence MKAWKTKASCPIDRRPFQAICKLDALEDQIKVQVKKQLREMEEEEICACNKGKYSHAKMRSFIRRAVPPERGPLAAKLNKVMKKKYSKGLCDKRNKKALSVKINKPRRQTCWSESFRTNFYSTLPAHGSNEESFLSCRNDCTEFTEVNTVIRQKRQELEFSCPSVLARVERIPLMSYAAEAETFLLTSATVPGTILPRNIRPLENFESLGKGYAVACTQEGEEKKQASGSSGTRGTRKKSVNTTPRRRSARNSKNETAGQSWSSPRSSNSGCGAPDGSNTSLNKSSSESEKALPKRKSERIVKQQTPLVKKKLRSSARSEKSSSDSVEDDEVAESETVLMLDKDHQSDNESSNASLLHRNNVETESANGLESCSEHAEIEENTGECDKDEDTSGNTDASLSVQEPPILTLEGDSLEFDIKDVTEKNVDTKNQDICEDTLEKMIIPRDELLEHMTTLEKDQTLSSPQNELLANVETLTKIDQPIVSPKNELLEYPEPLEKSCPLETPRSKLREPPEAIEIDDSEAKERTVVDCVSTDIQNLKSVQDKEADALINNITSDSTSEQSLKEKAMPESEEGRTSESPKINTEHKHFGEDNNEMIPMDCDSFCSDQNEPQIEQLPPVESIHKREVKSLEDDAENYTSLSGLSEKDEIIPQEKEYQSEFKKDKKTRTRRSRFHSPSTTWSPSRREGRKSQSPSPKREVTKDRSSRSPKQETVREGRRSLSQSPKRETLKDEKKTPSRSPKRETVRESRRSSSRSRAKDSSPRQKSRSRSSDRDCQRRDRDRERRNRRWSRSRSRSRSRSRSQSRTRNKGSSSSRNERDGHSPRWKERWANDSWRSPRGNDRYKRSDQEKQNENLKEKDNTEKHNDDQCSSDQCRSDCPDWVMERINSVPEIRNRERDKPHWEDYRHDNSGHSWNKNFSSGWISNRGRGGRGRGGRGRGGFMYGDQSENHWQNRKPLSGNSNGSGNETSRFPEHQPYRRKNEQDYSFDTPADRSGWTSASSWAVRKTLPADVQNYYSRRGRNSSSPQSGWGMRQEEETPEQDPNLKDQGNQQSDGSQLPMNMMQQQMNVMPQVNAQHQPMNIFPYPVGVHPPMMNMQRSPFNIHPPMPLHLHTGVPLIQVAAPTNLSQGLPPPPPPPPPSQQVNYVASQQDGKQLQGIPSAPHVSNNMNAPALSAPTAALGNVGTVQGPSSGNATSSHIKSSNAAVKLGENKASVTVEASADSSKKDQKLLIQEKAAQEVKLAIKPFYQNKDITKEEYKEIVRKAVDKVCHSKSGEVNSAKVANLVKAYVDKYKHSRKKNPEEAVSCERK, from the exons CCCAGAAGACAGACTTGCTGGAGTGAGAGCTTCAGAACTAATTTCTACAGTACACTTCCAGCCCATGGTAGCAACGAAGAATCCTTTTTAAGCTGTAGAAATGACTG TACAGAATTCACAGAAGTCAATACAGTAATCAGACAGAAGAGACAAGAATTGGAATTCTCCTGTCCATCTGTGCTTGCTAGAGTTGAAAG AATTCCTTTAATGTCTTATGCAGCTGAGGCTGAGACCTTTCTTCTTACTTCTGCTACAGTGCCAGGGACAATTCTTCCAAGAAATATCAGGCCTTTGGAAAACTTtg AATCTTTAGGCAAAGGATATGCTGTTGCATGTACccaagaaggagaagagaaaaagcaagcttCTGGTTCATCTGGCACTAGAGGGACTAGAAAGAAGTCTGTTAATACTACTCCTAGAAGAAGATCTGcacggaacagcaaaaatgagactGCTGGTCAATCTTGGAGCTCACCTCGATCAAGCAATTCTGGATGCGGTGCCCCTGATGGCAGTAACACATCTCTGAATAAATCATCTTCAGAATCAGAGAAAGCTCTTCCAAAACGAAAGTCTGAAAGAATAGTTAAACAACAAACACCTCTGGttaaaaagaaactgagaagTTCTGCACGTTCTGAAAAATCTTCTAGTGATTCAGTGGAAGATGATGAAGTTGCTGAGTCTGAAACAGTTCTAATGTTAGATAAAGACCACCAGTCAGATAATGAAAGCAGTAATGCAAGCCTCCTGCACAGAAATAATGTGGAAACAGAATCTGCTAATGGATTGGAAAGCTGTAGTGAACATGCAGAAATTGAGGAAAACACAGGAGAATGTGACAAAGATGAAGATACTTCAGGAAATACAGATGCAAGTTTGTCTGTCCAAGAACCTCCGATATTAACTTTAGAGGGAGACAGTCTGGAATTTGATATAAAGGACgttactgaaaaaaatgtagatactaaGAATCAGGACATCTGTGAAGATACTCTTGAAAAAATGATTATTCCCAGAGATGAATTACTTGAGCATATGACAACACTGGAAAAAGATCAGACATTGTCTAGTCCTCAAAATGAATTATTGGCAAATGTTGAAACTTTGACAAAAATAGATCAACCAATAGTTAGTCcaaaaaatgaattgctggaaTATCCAGAGCCTTTGGAGAAAAGTTGCCCATTAGAGACCCCCAGAAGTAAATTGCGTGAGCCTCCAGAAGCCATAGAAATAGATGATTCTGAGGCTAAAGAAAGGACAGTAGTAGACTGTGTAAGTACAGATATTCAAAACTTAAAATCTGTACAAGACAAAGAAGCAGATGCATTAATAAACAATATTACTTCAGACAGTACATCAGAACAATCCTTAAAAGAGAAGGCTATGCCAGAAAGTGAAGAGGGTAGAACTTCAGAGTCACCCAAAATAAATACTGAACATAAGCATTTTGGTGAAGATAACAATGAAATGATACCAATGGATTGTGACTCATTTTGCAGTGACCAGAATGAACCTCAAATTGAACAGTTACCACCAGTTGAGAGTATACATAAAAGAGAAGTGAAATCATTAGAGGATGATGCTGAAAACTATACATCGCTTTCGGGACTCTCtgaaaaagatgaaataattCCTCAAGAAAAAGAGTATCaatcagaatttaaaaaagataaaaagactcGAACTAGAAGGTCTAGATTTCATTCTCCATCAACAACTTGGTCTCCTTCTAGGAGAGAGGGTAGGAAATCCCAATCACCATCTCCTAAAAGGGAGGTAACCAAAGACAGGAGCTCTCGATCACCCAAGCAGGAAACTGTTAGGGAGGGAAGGAGATCCTTATCTCAGTCTCCAAAAAGAGAGACActcaaagatgagaaaaaaacacCATCTCGATCTCCCAAAAGAGAAACTGTCAGGGAAAGCAGAAGATCATCTTCTCGGTCAAGAGCTAAGGATTCTTCTCCAAGGCAAAAATCTAGGTCTCGAAGCAGTGATAGAGATTGTCAAAGAAGAGACCgtgacagagaaagaagaaataggAGATGGTCTAGGTCACGGTCACGGTCTAGGTCTAGGTCAAGATCACAATCTAGAACAAGAAATAAAGGTTCTTCATCCTCTAGGAATGAGAGGGATGGTCATTCACCTCGATGGAAAGAGAGATGGGCAAATGACAGTTGGAGAAGTCCCAGAGGAAATGATCGATACAAAAGGAGTGatcaagaaaaacagaatgaaaatcttAAAGAGAAGGACAACACAGAAAAACATAATGATGATCAGTGTTCTTCAGACCAATGCAGAAGTGATTGTCCAGACTGGGTAATGGAAAGGATAAATTCTGTTCCTGAAATTAGGAACAGAGAACGAGACAAACCACACTGGGAAGACTACCGGCATGATAATTCAGGGCATTCTTGGAATAAAAACTTCAGTTCTGGTTGGATTTCAAATCGAGGAAGAGGTGGGCGTGGGAGAGGTGGGCGTGGAAGAGGTGGCTTCATGTACGGAGACCAGAGTGAAAATCACTGGCAAAATAGAAAACCCCTCTCAGGGAACTCAAATGGTTCTGGGAATGAAACTTCAAGGTTCCCAGAACATCAGCCATACAGACGTAAGAATGAACAAGATTATTCTTTTGATACACCTGCTGATAGATCTGGGTGGACGTCTGCATCCAGTTGGGCTGTAAGAAAGACTTTACCAGCAGATGTGCAGAATTATTACTCAAGAAGAGGACGAAATTCATCTAGCCCACAGTCTGGATGGGGAATGAGACAAGAAGAGGAGACACCTGAGCAAG ATCCAAACCTCAAAGACCAAGGCAACCAGCAAAGTGATGGTTCTCAGTTACCGATGAATATGATGCAGCAACAAATGAATGTAATGCCACAAGTGAATGCACAGCACCAACCTATGAATATATTTCCGTATCCAGTGGGTGTCCATCCTCCTATGATGAATATGCAACGCAGTCCTTTCAACATCCATCCTCCAATGCCTTTGCATCTCCATACCGGAGTACCTCTCATACAGGTAGCTGCTCCCACAAATCTGTCTCAGGGATTACCTCCGCCTCCACCTCCACCCCCACCATCTCAGCAAGTCAACTATGTTGCTTCACAGCAAGATGGAAAGCAACTGCAG gGAATTCCAAGTGCTCCTCATGTGAGTAATAACATGAATGCTCCAGCCTTGTCTGCTCCAACAGCAGCCCTGGGAAATGTGGGAACAGTTCAGGGACCAAGTTCTGGTAATGCAACATCAAGTCACATCAAAAGCTCTAATGCTGCTGTGAAATtgggagaaaacaaagcaagtgTAACAGTGGAAGCCAGCGCAGATAGCTCAAAGAAGGACCAG AAATTGTTAATTCAAGAAAAAGCAGCGCAAGAGGTCAAACTGGCTATTAAACCTTTCtaccaaaataaagacatcactAAGGAGGAATATAAAGAAATTGTGCGGAAAGCTGTAGATAAA GTTTGTCATAGCAAGAGTGGAGAAGTTAATTCTGCAAAAGTGGCAAATCTAGTGAAAGCATATGTAGACAAATACAAACATTCACGGAAGAAGAATCCAGAAGAGGCAGTCTCCTGTGAAAGAAAATAG